The nucleotide window AGGAATCGCTCCAAAAAGCGGTCCGCTCCCTCGATCTCAAGGGCCGCGACGGCTCCCTCGCCTTCGGAACCGCGCAAGCCCGCGAACCGGACGAATTGATCCGCACCAAATTGCGCGTGCCGGGCAACCAACGGCTCTGGTGGATCACCCACGCCTTCCAGTGCGGCTACACCGTCCAGCAAATCCACGACCTCAGCGCCATCGACGTCTGGTTCCTGGAAAACATGAAACAGCTTTTCGACCTTTCTTTGGAAATCGAGAAAGCCGACCTTCTGGATCCCTCATCCCTGCCACTTCTGGAACAAGCCAAGTCCTACGGCTTCTCGGATGCCCAGCTCGCGGCGCTGCAATCCAAAAACTTAAAACTTAAGACTTTAAACTTTAAACTCCAAATCAAAAGCTTTCGCGACTACCGCAAAGCGCATGGCATTGTTCCGGCTTTTCGTTTGGTGGATACCTGCGCCGCGGAATTCGAGGCCTACACGCCGTATTTTTATTCGACCTACGACCGGGGCGACAACGAGACAAAAAAGACCGACCGCAAAAAAATCATCATCCTCGGCGGCGGACCGAATCGAATCGGCCAGGGCATCGAGTTTGATTATTGCTGCGTCCACGCCAGCCTCGCCCTGCGCGAAGCCGGCTTCGAGTCCATCATGGTCAATTCGAATCCTGAAACCGTTTCCACCGACTACGACATTTCCGACAAGCTCTACTTCGAGCCCCTGACGGTCGAGGATGTGTTGAACATCTACGAGGCCGAAAACACGGAAGACCAGGTGCTGGGCGTCATTGCCCAGTTCGGAGGCCAGACCCCGTTGAATCTTTCCGGCGATCTCGCGGCCGCGGGCGTTCGCATCATCGGCACCTCAGTCGAAGCCATCACGCGCGCGGAAGACCGCAAACTTTTCCAGGAGATGCTCCAAAAACTCAAGCTGCGCCAGCCCGAGAACGCCACCGCCACCAACGAAGCGGAGGCCATCAAAGGCGCACACACGACCGGCTACCCCGTTCTGATGCGGCCCTCCTTCGTGCTCGGCGGGCGCAACATGCAGATCATCTATAACGACGACGAACTCCGGAAATACATGCAAACGTGCGTGGAAGTTTCCCCCGACCGTCCGGTGCTCATCGATCACTTTCTCGACGACGCCACCGAAGTCGATGTCGATTGCATTGCCGACGGCGAGACCTTTGTCATCGGCGCCGTCATGGAACACATCGAGCGCGCCGGCGTGCATTCGGGCGACAGTGCCTGCGTCATTCCCGCGTATTCGCTTAAAGCATCCGTGGTGGACGAAATCCGCCGCGCCACCGTCGCCATGGCCCGCGAACTGGGCGTCAAGGGGCTCATGAACGTGCAGTTTGCCGTCAAAGGCGAAGTGGTGTACATCCTCGAAGTCAACCCGCGCGCCTCTCGGACGGTTCCGTTTGTCAGCAAAGCCATCGGGGTGCCGCTGGCCAAGTACGCCTCGCTGGTCATGGCGGGCCAAAAATTAAAAGACATCGGTTTTACCAAGGAAGTGGTGCCGAAACATTTCAACGTGAAGGAAGCCGTCTTCCCATTCGCAAAATTCCGCGGGGTGGACATCCTGCTCGGACCCGAGATGAAATCGACCGGCGAAGTCATGGGAATGGATGCCGACTTCGGCATCGCCTATGCGAAAACTCAAATGGCGGCCGGCGCCCCCCTGCCGTTGGAGGGAAAAATTTTCATCAGCGTGGGCGACACGGACAAACCGGGCGCAATGGGAGTCGCGCGCGAATTGGTGGAATTGGGCTTCACGATTTGCAGCACCAGCGGCACCGCCACGGCGCTCGAAAAAGCCGGCGTGCCCGTCACCATTCTGCACAAACTGGCGGAAGGCAGGCCAAATGTGATCGATTTGATCAAGAACAACGATCTGGCCCTGGTCATCAACAGTCCGTCCGGTCCTGTGGCACGGGCGGATGAAGTGCTCATTCGCACCACGGCCCTTTATTGCAAGGTGCCGGTCATGACCACCCTCGCCGCCGCGCAGGCGACCGTCAAAGGCATCCGTTCCATGAAACGCAGCGGCCTGACCGTCAAGGCGTTGCAGGATTATCATAATTGAACCACGAAGACACCAAGTCACGAAGTTTTGGCCGCTAAAAAGCGCAAAAATTGGGCGGAAAGTTTTCAAACCACAGCCAAATCCGGTGTTGTTCTTGTGAAATCATTCTGCTTTTCATCCTGTCAATCCCGTTAATCCTGTTAAAAATACGTCCTGCCTTTCCTTCGCTGCTTTGTTTGCCCGCCACGGCGGGCTTTAGCGGACATGAAAACCTTTTTTGGGGAAAGTGGGATTAATAATTTTGCCGCGATTTCCTCTTGAACCGCGGCCCATGCCGCGGCAATCTTTCGTTTTGTCCACAAAACGCGCTCGTGGCGTTTGCGTGCCGCTATAGCGGCCTTCCCAACCAGCCGGAGGCCATTTGGCAACAACCTGGGGCAACAGGGGGTTCAATGATTTCGCCACGATTTCGTCTTGAACCGCGGCCCCAGCCGCGGCAATCTTTCGTTTTGTCCACAAAACGCGCTCGTGGCGAAATGGCAGACGCGCAAGCTTGAGGTGCTTGTGGGGTAACCCATGGAGGTTCGAGTCCTCTCGAGCGCAATTCCCCGTGCGATAACAAACCATCGCGTCATTGCGAGGAGTTCAGGCGCAGTCTGAACGACGTGGCAATCCAGAACACAGCCGCAAAGCGGCTTATTCTCAAAACGAAGTCATCCCGCAACATTTCAGCTTTGCTGAAATAATCCTCTCGAGCGCAATTCCCCGTGCGATAACAAACCATCGCGTCATTGCGAGGAGTTCAGGCGCAGTCTGAACGACGTGGCAATCCAGAACACAGCCGCAAAGCGGCTTATTCTCAAAACGAAGTCATCCTGCAACATTTCAGCTTTGCTGAAATAATCCTCTCGAGCGCAAATTCCCCCACGCGTCCGGCACCATGGAGTGCGCTGGCAGAACTTTCGCTATCCCCCTGAAAAGGGGGAAGACAGGGGGTTTCGATTTGTTGGAACAGCCAAAAAGCGGTGTCGCACCCTGCGGACTCTTGACCTCCATAATTTTAACGAAGGAGGTTGTCACCGCACTCCACATTGTCTTCAGCCTCTGCCTCCTCAGCGGTGAACCCCTGTTTTGCGCCTTCCCGATAACCGCCGCATCTCGAGCGGGGTCTGGCCCAGCAATTGCCGGAACTGACGATGAAAATAAAAAACATCGCGATAACCGAGAGCAGCGGCGATTTCCTGGATCGACAACTCCGTTTCCCGCAGCAGGGTCGCAGCCCGGTTGATGCGCTCGCGAAGAACATATTGCCGCGCCGACAATCCGAACGCCTGCAAAAAGCGGCGGTTGAATTGAGGGATAGAAAGAGCACAGCGGCTTGCCATTGACGGCGCGTCCCACTCCGCGCCGGGCCGGGAACGGATTTCCAAGGCAAGCGCGGCAAGCTTTTCGTCAGCCGGATGGGCCGCATGCCTTCGCTCACTGAGCAAAAGGCCTTGCGAAACAAGCTGCCCAACGAAGGCCGCCGCGAGCAATCGGCCCGCCGGGCCTTGCTCGTAGGCATGGGTTGCCTGTTCCGCACAGCGTCCGGTGAAGTCGATGTCGCTGATGGTATAATGAAACAGGTGTGGAAAGAAACGGCTCGTTTCCAACTGTGGCTCTGTGCGGAGAAAGTGACAGGCAAACACCACCAACGGATTTTCGGAATCGTGCGTGGCTTCGATACGATCCCCGGGTTGAAAGACAAAACCGATTCCGGCCCGCAAGGCGTACGGAGTATCGCCAAAAACCAGCCTTCCCCGCCCCGCGAGAACAATCCAAATATCGAAATCACCAAAAGGCGCGGGCACCCAGCGCCAGGCAGGTTCGCAGTGTTCCAGGCGCGGCCGGTCAATTTGAATCGGAAGGATGGAGGTGAGTTCGCTTATGATCGATTTATGCAATACTTTGATTGCTCTGTCCATTGTTTTTTCCAGGGCAGATACCCATGTTAATTACCCATGAACCTTCAAGATTCCTCCTTGCCGGTATGTCCGAAAAGGCTCTCGAACGATCAAATCATGCAATATCAAACGCAAGGCTACCTCGCCTTTTGCAATGTCCTGACACCTCAGGAAGTCGGGCAATGTTGCCAGGCGCTTGAGCGCACGGCCCGCGAGCTTGTCGAATCAAATGACTCGCGTTACACCCCGCCACGCCTCGGCAAACGCGACAACCGTCTCGGAGCCTCCTACCAGCGTCCGAAAAGTCGCTCGATGATCCAAGTCGAGCCGGAGTTCGATCCAACTGGACGAAGCTTCGAGGAAATCAACGGTTATATCCGGAAATTTATGTCATTTTGTGATGAGGATGAAGTGTTTCAGAAAATCGTGTCTCCCGGCAGCCGCCTGCATGACGTGGTTTCGTCTTTGATCGGCCCCGATCCGATTCTTTTTCAGGAGATGGCTTTGGTAAAGCCCGCGCTCATCGGGAGCGAAAAACCCTGGCACCAGGACAACGCGTACTTCTCCGTGACACCGCTCGATCAAATCATCGGAGTCTGGATCGCACTGGATGATGCCACGGTGGAAAACGGTTGCATGAACGTGATCCCGGGCGGCCACAAAGAGGGTGGATTCAAGCACCATCACGGAATGGATTGCGAGATCGATCCCGCACTGCTCAAGGTCGAGCGGGCGCGGCCCGTTCCGCTCCCGGCGGGCGGAGCACTGTTTTTCTACGGCATGATTCCTCACGAGACAGCGCGCAATCGTTCGTCTCAACGCCGGCGCGCGTTACAGTTCCACTACCGCGGTGCGGAAACGCAAATTTTAGACGATGCGGCCTACGACGCCCTTTTCATGGACCGGCTGGGGGTTGCCGCATCCTGCCGGGCGGCTTCAAAGCATGGTTTCTAGCACAATGCTATAGATTATGACTACAGACGCACAAAAGATCAGTTCGGCCCATGCGCGCCTGGGCATTCGCCGCAAGGGCGAAATCGTGCCGCGCGAGGAATATCTTGATTACATGACTTTTCGGACGAACGCCCGTCCGATGTTCACGGAGATTTTCGGCCCTATCATTGGGCTCAAAGAGGAATGGGCGACCCAGGGCGCAACTGCGGAGGAATTGGACTTTTCCGCATTCCACTATCGTTGGGCCGAGAGTTTTTGGCTTCCAACCCAGTGTGGATGGCTCGGAGGCGATCCCGATGAAATTCTCGAAGAAACAGAAGACCTTCTGGTGTATCGCGATGCAATGGGGCGCAAGATGGAGATGAGCAAAAAAAACTCCACGCTCGCCTTGCCTGCGACGCATCCGGTCAAGACCATGCAGGATTGGTTGCGCATCAAACATCACTATGAGTTTTGCGAGGAGCGGTTGTCAGGAAATTGGCGGCCACCTTCTCCTGGAATGACAACAGTCGCTGCGATCCCGGGAGGATTTGACGAGCCTCGGCAGTTGATGGGGGAGGAAGCGCTGGCAATAGCGTGTTATGAGGAGCCGGAACTCATCCATGACATTCTTCAGACCATCGGCCAAACCGCCTTCCGCGTGCTGGAACGCATGACTAAGGAGGTAAAGGTGGATCTGTTGCATGTACATGAAGACATGGCGGGCTGCAGCGGGCCGTTGTTTGGGCCCAGGCAGGTCATGGAATTCATCGTTCCATATTACCGGTCCATCTGGGATTTATTGAGCAGCCGCGGAACGCGCCTGTTCATGCAGGACAGCGACGGCGACATGAGGCCTGTGATTCCCTCTTTTCTGGAGGCGGGCGTCAATTTCATGTATCCCTGCGAACCCATGGCGGGGATGGATATCGTTCAATTACGAGCACAATACGGCAATCGACTGGCCTTCATGGGCGGGATTGACAAGCACATTCTCCGCCAGAGCAAGGAGAAGATCACAGCCGAATTGGAATACAAGATCCCGCCGATGGTGCGTAGCGGCGGCTGTATCCTGGGGCTGGACCACCGGGTGCCCAACGGCACGCCGCTTTCAAGCTACCGGTTCTATATTCAAAAGGCCTGGGAGATTATGGATCGGGTGGGCCGGGAATAGAACAACAAAACCTATCGAGTCTTATCCTTTAACACTTCCTCCAGGTCTTTGTTTATCAGAACAAGTTCCTTCTCCTTGAATGCGATGTAGTCCTTGAGAATGAAACGAATCTCCTCTTCGAGGGTCATTTTGACCTTCGATTGCGCATCGGCCAAATTTTCAGACGCGGGCATCTGCGGCTGAGGCGGCAGCATTGTGATGTCCAGAAGCGGACTTACCGGGAGGATCGACTGATAATCGCCAACTGTAACATAACCTTTTCCGTCGTCATTCTTCTGCAAAAACAAGAGATGATAGTGATTGTACATGGGCAGATGTGATGTTGATCCCGGCATCAATTTATCTCCCTCAATCAATCGGTGGTAAGGCTTTTCGTGGTCATCCACCAAAAGGACAGACTTGCTCCGTGGAGCGCCGGAGGGATAGTCCAACTCCCTACCGTTCAATTCCAATGAATACAAGGGAACCGGCTGCACTTTTTTTCCGGGCTTCGGTATTTCTGCGAGTGCAAGCTTTTCTTTCGAATCTGGGGCAGGAGCTTTCAGCCAATACAAAAACCTGCATTCGTATTTGACCCAGCCGTCTATATAGAGCACCGGCGATTTGTGTTCAACGGTGGCGATGACGATATAATCCGAATTCTCAATCATTTCACTCAACGTGCCAAACGTCGCTTCCGCGCGGCAAAGCCCGGTGCTGGGAAGACAAAGCATTAACGCGAGAAGAAGAAGCAAAGAAATGGGCTTCATGTGTGGCGCGAGAATTTACTAACAAAATTAGAATCGGCCAGCGGTACCAGGAAAGCAAGCGAAAGTTTAACCGCGGATTCACGCAGATGGATACAGATGAACAAGCATCGCCGGGCATGATGCCCGGCTGTACGGGCGGGACGCCCGCGCTCCCCAATCCAAAGACATTAAACCGCGTGATCCGATTCCGCAGGCGTGGGCGGCGGCGGGGCAACGCGAAACTCGCGGTGCCGGATCTGGCCGCCGGCTTCGGCAATGTAAAAACCCGCGCCCAAGCTGGCAACCGCCAGCACAAGCACCAGAAACCCCGCAAATGTCTGAATCTTGGGGGCCGCCAATGTCACAATCAACGCGATCAATGCCAGCGCAGCGGTGGCGTAATAAAGCTTGCTCCAGCGATCCGCCAATGCCTCGTGCCGGTGCAGCCACGCCTCCCCGTCCTTGTCAGTCATCGACTGCACGCGATCTGCCGCGCGATCCCCGGTGTACGTCACCAGGGCAATCGAACCGGTCGTGAGGGCCACGACCAACAATCCAGTCAGAACAACCGAGCGGGCCCGGAAAACAACGCCCACAGCGAGGACGATCACCGCCACACCCAGCCCGGTCAGCGGCACATGGTTGACGAGGATATGCTGGTATTCGGGCAGCAAGAGCATCGTGATGAGATGATGGATGTGATTCATATCGGCCTTATTTTATTTATTTGCAGCGGAGGCGCGTGGAGAATATCCCCACGACGACAGCCCGTCCGGTTCCCCCTGAGAATCCGGTCAAATCTTATTGAACAATGGTTGTGTTTTCCAAAAGCTTGACGCCGTTGCGTTCGGCCACATCGCCCTTGAGCGTGACTTCCTTGGCCGCATAGGCCGCCAGTTTGTCGTTTATGGGTTTGTGCTCGCCAATAACAAGGTAAAGATCGCCTGACGCGGTGAGCAGGCCGACAGGTCCGCCCGATTCGATGCAGGTTTTGGCACAGCCGGCATGTTTTTCACCTTTGCCGCCATGGTCCAGGTAGCACATGAGATCGACAATCTCGCCTTTGAGGGTGACATCATGCTTTTTTTCCTGGGCCCAGGCCTGCGGCGAGCCAAGAACGACAGCGAGGAACAACAGGGTTGAAGACAAGAGCAGGGATTTGCGGATCATGGAATAGTCCTCCGAGGGGTTTGGGGTTATGGGAATCAAGATAGCAAGGTTTTGTTCAAACGCAAATCCATCTTTGAACCCAAAACAAAACACTTTTTACAGGAAGGACACGAAGGAACGCAAAGGAACCAAAAAGACTTAAACATGAATCTTAACCACTGATATCGCGGATAATACGGATGAGGAACTTACTCAAACTCCATCTCTTCGAAACCAGCATATTGATTAACCGCTGATGTACGCGGTTTTTTGGACTGCGGCGGCACGACGCCGCTTTTTCTGCGGGCGACAGGTCGTTAATACACATGCAAAGCGTCCGTCGCGGCGGACGCACTCCAAAGTCCGCTGCGCGGACATCTGACAGCCGACTGCTGAAAGCTGACAGCGCCAGGGACTTAACACTGGGATTTCGTTAAATGAAGCTTGGCAGCCCGGGCGCTCCGGCGGGCAGCAGGCCGAGATTCCTCAATTCCTCCGCAAAGCGGGCCATGCCAAGCTTGTACGAGGAGTCCATCTTATAGCGAATGCAATTTGTCAGATAATCCAGTTCGACAGGATTCCCTGCAATCCGCCCGCGCGCCTCCAATCCTTCCAGGCTTTTGCGCCGGAACAGTTCGATCTCGTCCGGAGCGATTTCCGAATGCGGCGCAATCACCCACGCCGCATAGATAAAGGGCAGGCCCGTGAATTCCTTCCATGCAGCGCCCAAATCCAGGATTTCGCGCCGGGAATTGCCGCCCTGAATTTTCAAGGCCCGGTCTCCAATCCACAGCTCCGCATCCGCCGGAACTCCCTCGGGCACGTAGGCCGGAAAAATACCCCAATGCCTCTCGCACAGAACCTTGACCAGATTGGCGGAAGTTTTGGAGGCGGAATCCAGCGCTATTGTACGCGCCTGCTGCAACGGTTTCTCCAGTACCAGAATAACGCTGCGAACCGGCCCGTCGGAGGCAATGGCCGGTCCGTCCACAATCCGGCAACCCGGACTCTCAAATGACGCCGCAACCGGCAGCAACGCGATGTCGAACTTGCCCGCGGCAAAATCCCGCGCCAACGGAACCGGTTCCAGATATTTTATGTTGTCAGGCAACGCATGCACCAGCGGCCTGACATTCAGGTAAGGCACAGAACCGATGGAATGCCGGGCCAGCCGTTCCAAGGTGCAATCGGAACAACTCATTGTCAGGATTGTTGAAGCACGGGGCTTCTTCCGCGGTTTTCACCCGGAATCTTGCGATAGACCGTGTCGCGCTGGCGGGGATTCCGGCCCGCCTCGCGGATCGCCTTTTCCAGCCGCCCCACCGTCATGGCTGCCGGGGTTTTGGCCCCCGCCATGTGAAATATTTTTTCCTCCACGATTGTGCCGTGCAGGTCATCCACCCCATAGCTCAGGCTCACTGTCGCCAGGGACAAGCCCGTACTGATCCAATACGCCGTGAGATGGTCGAAGTTATCCAGATAAATCCGCGCCAGGGCAAGGGTCCGAAGCTCATCCAAACCGGAGATGCGTTTCAAATGACTGAGTTCGTTGTTCTCAGGCTCGAAGGCATACGGAATGAAAGCCGTGAAACCGCCGGTTTCATCCTGCAATTCGCGCAGGCGGCGCAGATGATCGATGCGTTGCTCAATCGTCTCCACATGCCCGTACAACATCGTGCAGGTGCTGCGCCGGCCCATGCGATGCCATTCGCGATGCACCTCCAGCCATTCGTCGGCGGTTTCTTTTCCGCGGCAGATTTTGTCGCGCACCGCCGGATCGAAAATCTCGGCCCCGCCGCCGGTCAACGCGTCGAGGCCGGATTCCTGTAAAAGCTCCAGCGTTTCACGGATCGATTTCTTCGCCACCCGCTCGGCCAGATGCCGGATTTCGATGGCGGTAAAGGCTTTGAGCGACAGCTTGGGATCCACCTTTTTCAACTCGGCTAACATTCCGGTGTAATAATCAAACGGCAGCCCGGGATGCAGGCCGCCGACGATATGAATTTCAGTAACGCCATCCTTCACCGACTGCCGCGCAGCCTCGACCATCTCCGCAGTGGAATATTCAAAGGCATCGGCGTCCCGTTTCTTCCGGGCAAAGGAGCAGAACTGGCAGTCGAGGATGCAGATGTTGGAATAATTCAGGTAACGATTGATGACGTAGGTGGCTTCGTTGCCGTTTTTGGCTTCGCGCACGAAGTTGGCCATCCGTCCGAGATCATGCAGTTCCGCATGGCGGAGCAGGCACAGCGCTTCCTCATCGGAGATCCGATCCCGCGAAAAAACTTTTTCTTCGATGGCAGCCAGCCGGCCTTTCAACGTCGTATCCATAAATCCAAACATGCTCCGAGCAAGAGCGTTATGCTAACGAAGGCGTTGACCTGAAAGAAAGCTTTATTGATGGATACCGGGTCGGAAGTCCTGCACAAGCGGTGTTCATAGAGAAGGCCGGCCGAGGCCAGCGCCCAAGCCACGGCATAAATCGGCCCCAGCCCCGCGATCCATCCAAAACAGGCAAACCCGATAGCCGCCGCAACATGCAGCACCTGGGCCAGACGCAGGCTCGGCCTCAAACCGTAACGGGCGGGAAAACTGTAAAGCCCCTTGCTCCGATCAAATTCCATGTCGAGCGTCGCGTAAATCAAGTCGAACCCAAAAACCCAGGCCAGCACCGATGCGGCCAGTACCCAGGGCGCAAGCGAAGTCAATTCGCCGCGCAGCGCGGCCCATGCGCCCATGGGCGCGGCGCTCAAGGCCAGACCCAGAAAGAAATGCGAATAGGCCGTGAACCGTTTGGTCAGCGAATAGGACAAGACCAGCACGATCGCCAGCGGGCTCAGATACAAACAAAGCGGATTCAACCGCCACGCGCCGAAAACCAGCAGGGCCAGCGAAACGGACATCAATGCCCAGCCCAGCGATTTTGGAATCAAGGTGTGGCGTAATGCCGTGCGCGGATTTTGTTTGTCGATTTCCCAATCCGCCAGGCGGTTGAAACACATGGCTGCTGTGCGGGCGCCCACCATGCAAAGCAAAATCCAAAACAAGGCGCGCCAGCCGGGTCTTCCCTGCCCCGCCACCAGCATGGACATCAACGCAAAAGGCAGCGCGAAAATCGTGTGTGAAAATTTGACGAATTCAAACAAGCCTGCCACGCGG belongs to Candidatus Methylacidiphilales bacterium and includes:
- a CDS encoding phytanoyl-CoA dioxygenase family protein, whose product is MNLQDSSLPVCPKRLSNDQIMQYQTQGYLAFCNVLTPQEVGQCCQALERTARELVESNDSRYTPPRLGKRDNRLGASYQRPKSRSMIQVEPEFDPTGRSFEEINGYIRKFMSFCDEDEVFQKIVSPGSRLHDVVSSLIGPDPILFQEMALVKPALIGSEKPWHQDNAYFSVTPLDQIIGVWIALDDATVENGCMNVIPGGHKEGGFKHHHGMDCEIDPALLKVERARPVPLPAGGALFFYGMIPHETARNRSSQRRRALQFHYRGAETQILDDAAYDALFMDRLGVAASCRAASKHGF
- a CDS encoding menaquinone biosynthesis protein — encoded protein: MSCSDCTLERLARHSIGSVPYLNVRPLVHALPDNIKYLEPVPLARDFAAGKFDIALLPVAASFESPGCRIVDGPAIASDGPVRSVILVLEKPLQQARTIALDSASKTSANLVKVLCERHWGIFPAYVPEGVPADAELWIGDRALKIQGGNSRREILDLGAAWKEFTGLPFIYAAWVIAPHSEIAPDEIELFRRKSLEGLEARGRIAGNPVELDYLTNCIRYKMDSSYKLGMARFAEELRNLGLLPAGAPGLPSFI
- the carB gene encoding carbamoyl-phosphate synthase large subunit: MPKRTDIQSILVIGSGPIVIGQACEFDYSGVQACKALREEGYRVILINSNPATIMTDPEFSHRTFIEPITPEVVERIIAQEKPDALLPTLGGQTALNTAMSLHKSGVLDKYGVKMIGANAEAINKGEDRQIFKDCMIKIGLDVPKSGTAHNMDEARAIAKKIGSYPLIIRPAFTLGGTGGGIAYNKDEFEDTTQRGIDLSPVGEVLIEECLLGWKEYEMEVMRDKADNCVVICSIENFDPMGVHTGDSITVAPIQTLTDKEYQRMRDASFAVIREIGVETGGSNIQFSVDPKTGRMIVIEMNPRVSRSSALASKATGFPIAKIAAKLAVGYKLDELKNDITRETPASFEPTIDYVVTKIPRFTFEKFPGADPTLTSQMKSVGEAMAIGRTFKESLQKAVRSLDLKGRDGSLAFGTAQAREPDELIRTKLRVPGNQRLWWITHAFQCGYTVQQIHDLSAIDVWFLENMKQLFDLSLEIEKADLLDPSSLPLLEQAKSYGFSDAQLAALQSKNLKLKTLNFKLQIKSFRDYRKAHGIVPAFRLVDTCAAEFEAYTPYFYSTYDRGDNETKKTDRKKIIILGGGPNRIGQGIEFDYCCVHASLALREAGFESIMVNSNPETVSTDYDISDKLYFEPLTVEDVLNIYEAENTEDQVLGVIAQFGGQTPLNLSGDLAAAGVRIIGTSVEAITRAEDRKLFQEMLQKLKLRQPENATATNEAEAIKGAHTTGYPVLMRPSFVLGGRNMQIIYNDDELRKYMQTCVEVSPDRPVLIDHFLDDATEVDVDCIADGETFVIGAVMEHIERAGVHSGDSACVIPAYSLKASVVDEIRRATVAMARELGVKGLMNVQFAVKGEVVYILEVNPRASRTVPFVSKAIGVPLAKYASLVMAGQKLKDIGFTKEVVPKHFNVKEAVFPFAKFRGVDILLGPEMKSTGEVMGMDADFGIAYAKTQMAAGAPLPLEGKIFISVGDTDKPGAMGVARELVELGFTICSTSGTATALEKAGVPVTILHKLAEGRPNVIDLIKNNDLALVINSPSGPVARADEVLIRTTALYCKVPVMTTLAAAQATVKGIRSMKRSGLTVKALQDYHN
- a CDS encoding uroporphyrinogen decarboxylase family protein yields the protein MTTDAQKISSAHARLGIRRKGEIVPREEYLDYMTFRTNARPMFTEIFGPIIGLKEEWATQGATAEELDFSAFHYRWAESFWLPTQCGWLGGDPDEILEETEDLLVYRDAMGRKMEMSKKNSTLALPATHPVKTMQDWLRIKHHYEFCEERLSGNWRPPSPGMTTVAAIPGGFDEPRQLMGEEALAIACYEEPELIHDILQTIGQTAFRVLERMTKEVKVDLLHVHEDMAGCSGPLFGPRQVMEFIVPYYRSIWDLLSSRGTRLFMQDSDGDMRPVIPSFLEAGVNFMYPCEPMAGMDIVQLRAQYGNRLAFMGGIDKHILRQSKEKITAELEYKIPPMVRSGGCILGLDHRVPNGTPLSSYRFYIQKAWEIMDRVGRE
- the ubiA gene encoding putative 4-hydroxybenzoate polyprenyltransferase — encoded protein: MSSRPLSLASRVAGLFEFVKFSHTIFALPFALMSMLVAGQGRPGWRALFWILLCMVGARTAAMCFNRLADWEIDKQNPRTALRHTLIPKSLGWALMSVSLALLVFGAWRLNPLCLYLSPLAIVLVLSYSLTKRFTAYSHFFLGLALSAAPMGAWAALRGELTSLAPWVLAASVLAWVFGFDLIYATLDMEFDRSKGLYSFPARYGLRPSLRLAQVLHVAAAIGFACFGWIAGLGPIYAVAWALASAGLLYEHRLCRTSDPVSINKAFFQVNAFVSITLLLGACLDLWIRR
- a CDS encoding AraC family transcriptional regulator — translated: MDRAIKVLHKSIISELTSILPIQIDRPRLEHCEPAWRWVPAPFGDFDIWIVLAGRGRLVFGDTPYALRAGIGFVFQPGDRIEATHDSENPLVVFACHFLRTEPQLETSRFFPHLFHYTISDIDFTGRCAEQATHAYEQGPAGRLLAAAFVGQLVSQGLLLSERRHAAHPADEKLAALALEIRSRPGAEWDAPSMASRCALSIPQFNRRFLQAFGLSARQYVLRERINRAATLLRETELSIQEIAAALGYRDVFYFHRQFRQLLGQTPLEMRRLSGRRKTGVHR
- the mqnE gene encoding aminofutalosine synthase MqnE, producing the protein MDTTLKGRLAAIEEKVFSRDRISDEEALCLLRHAELHDLGRMANFVREAKNGNEATYVINRYLNYSNICILDCQFCSFARKKRDADAFEYSTAEMVEAARQSVKDGVTEIHIVGGLHPGLPFDYYTGMLAELKKVDPKLSLKAFTAIEIRHLAERVAKKSIRETLELLQESGLDALTGGGAEIFDPAVRDKICRGKETADEWLEVHREWHRMGRRSTCTMLYGHVETIEQRIDHLRRLRELQDETGGFTAFIPYAFEPENNELSHLKRISGLDELRTLALARIYLDNFDHLTAYWISTGLSLATVSLSYGVDDLHGTIVEEKIFHMAGAKTPAAMTVGRLEKAIREAGRNPRQRDTVYRKIPGENRGRSPVLQQS